CTGCGGAAGACGGTGAAGGCACCGCTCTTCTCGTCGAACTTCATGATCCGGTTGTTCGGAATGTCGCTGACCAGCACATGGCCCGGCCCGCCGTTCTCGCCCGGAAAGTACACCGGCCCCTCGGCCCAGCGCATGCCGCTGCCCACCTGCTCGAGCGTGCTGCTGTAGATGCGGTACTTGAGGAAGGCCGGGTCGAGGATCTGCAGCGCCGGATCGGGGTAGCGCTGGTTCGGCTGGAACGGGAAGCTCTGCGCCGAGGCGCCGCCGGCCAGGGCCAGCAGGCCGGTGCCCACCGAGGCGGTGGTGGCCGCAGTGGCCGCGGTAGCCGCAGTGGAGGCCAAGAACTGGCGCCGGCTCGGCGCGGTGCTGCGGGTCATCGTGTGTCTCCTGTGGCTTGTTGTTGTCGTGCCGGCGTCAGCGCACCAGGCAGGGCCGCTTGTTGTCGAAGCTCCAGCCGGGGATCAGGTACTGCATCGCGATGGCGTCGTCGCGCGCGCCCAGGCCGTGCTGCAGGTACAGCTGGTGGGCCTTCTCCACCTCGGCCAGGTCGATCTCGATGCCCAGGCCCGGCTTCTCGGGCACGTGCACGTAGCCGCCCTGGATCTGCAGCGGCTCTTTGGTCAGGCGCTGGCCGTCCTGCCAGATCCAGTGGGTGTCGATGGCCGTCACCTGGCCCGGTGCCGCGGCCCCGACGTGGGTGAACATGGCCAGCGAGATGTCGAAGTGGTTGTTCGAATGGCTGCCCCAGGTGAGGCCCCAGTCGCGGCAGGTCTGGGCCACGCGCACGCTGCCGGCCATGGTCCAGAAGTGCGGGTCGGCCAGCGGGATGTCGACCGCCTGCAGCGACAGCGCATGCACCATCTGGCGCCAGTCGGTGGCCACCATGTTGGTGGCCGTGCGCAGGCCGGTGGCGCGGCGAAACTCGGCCATCACCTCGCGGCCCGAGAAGCCGTCTTCGGCGCCGCAGGGGTCTTCGGCATAGGCCAGCACGCCGTGCAGGTCGCGCAGCACGCGGATGGCGTCCTTCAACTTCCAGCCGCCGTTGGGGTCGAGCGTGATGCGGGCCTCGGGAAAGCGCTCGTGCAGCGCGACGATGGCCTCCACCTCGGCCTCGGGCGCCAGCACGCCGCCCTTCAGCTTGAAGTCCTGAAAGCCGTAGCGGGCCTGCGCGGCCTCGGCCAGGCGCACCACACGCTCGGGGGTCAGCGCCTCGTTGTGGCGCTCGCGGAACCAGCCGTCGGCGGTCTCGGGTTCGCTCGTCGGATCGACATAGGGCAGATCGGTCTTGCGCCGGTCGCCCAGGAAAAAAAGATAACCCAGCATCTGCACGGCATCGCGCTGCTGGCCTTCGCCCAGCAGGGCCGCCACCGGCACGCCCAGGTGCTGGCCCTGCAGGTCGAGCAGCGCGCTCTCCACGGCCGTGACGGCGTGGATGGTGGTGCGCAGGTCAAAGGTCTGCAGGCCGCGGCCGCCCGAGTCGCGGTCGGCGAACTTGGTGCGCATCTCGGCCAGGATGGCCTGCAACTGGCCGATCGGCCGGCCTTCGACGATGGCGCGGGCGTCTTCCAGCGTCTGGCGGATCTTCTCGCCGCCGGGCACCTCGCCCAGGCCGGTGTTTCCGGCCGAGTCGGTGACGATGACGATGTTGCGGGTGAAAAAGGGCGCATGCGCGCCCGACAGGTTCAGCAGCATGCCGTCGGTGCCCGCGACGGGCACGACGCGCATCTGGCGGACAACAGGTGAACTGGTGGTCATGTCAACACTTTGGGTTCGGGATTAACCAAGCAGTCGCCGCGGAACCGGCTCTGCCGGGCCGCTGGCGACGCCCCCTTGAGGGGGGAGCGGCGCAGCCGCTTCGGCGGTGGGCCAATCAATCTGCGGTGATCTTGCGGGTCTCGATCAGCTGCTTCCAGCGCGCAAATTCCGCGGCCTGGAACTTGGTGAACTGCTCGGGCGTGTTGGCCACGACCTCAAAACCCTGCTCGGTGAGCTTGGTCTTCAGTGCGGGGTCGTTCAGCGCGGCCACCAGGGCGCCGTGCAGCTTGGCCTTGATGTCGGCGGGCAGGCCCTTGGGCGCGGCCACGGCCTGCCACGAGTACACGTCGACACCCTTCACGCCGGCCTCGGCCAGCGTGGGCAGCTGCGGCAGCAGGGCCGAGCGCTGCGCGCCGGTGATGGCCAGCGCGCGCAGCTTGCCGCCCTGGATGTGCTGCAGCACCGCATTGATGTTCTGGAACGAGGCATCGACATTGCCGCCCAGCAGGTCGGTGATGGCCGGCGCGCCGCCCTTGTAGGGCACGTGGATGGCCTCGGTGCCGGTCTGCAGCCAGAACAGCTCGGCGGTGAGGTGGTCGGACGAGCCATTGCCCGACGATGCGAAGCTCAGCTTGCCGGGGGTCTTCTTCAGCTCGGCCTGCAGCTCGGCCACGCTCTTGAAGCGCGAGTTGGCGGGCACCACCAGCACATTGGGCGCCTGCACGGCCACGGTGAGCAGATCGAAGTCCTTGCCGGCGTCATAGGTCACGCCCTTGATCAGGTGCGGCGCAATCACCAGCGGGCCCAGCGAGGTGACCAGCAGCGTGTGGCCATCGGCCGCCGCGCGCCTGACCTGGCCGGCACCGATGGTGCCGGTGGCGCCGGCCTTGTTGTCGACGATGAAGCTGCCGCCGAGCTTGTCCTGCAGCTTGGACGACAGTGCGCGGGCGATGGCATCGGTGGAGCCGCCGGGCGGGAACGGCACCAGCAGCGTGACGGGCTTGTCGGGGTAGGCCTGGGCGGGCATCGCGGTGGCCAGGGCGGCCATCGCGGCTGCGGCCAGCACCAGCCCGGCGCCCAGGAGGCGGCGGCGGAGGGTCATGTCGATGTCAGATCGGTGAGGGGTTGCCGGGGAGTCGGCAGCCGCACCGGCCACAGGGCCGGGCGGAGAACAGGCAGGCAGGCAGCCGGTCAGGTCGGATCGAAGGCCGGCTTACTGGGGCCCAAGCTTGGCCATCAGCGCGCGCAGCTGCTCCACCTCGGGCGCCTTCAGGTCCGACAGCGGCGGGCGCACCGGGCCGGCCGAGTGGCCGGCGATGGCGGCACCGGCCTTGACGATGCTCACCGCATAACCCTGGCCCTTGTTGCGCAGCGCGATGTAGGGCAGGAAGAACTCGTCCAGCAGCTTGTTGCAGGTGGCCTGGTCGCCCTTGGCCAGCGCGTTGTAGAAGTCCATCGCCGTCTGCGGGATGAAATTGAACACCGCCGACGAGTACACATGGCAGCCCATGGCGTAGTACGGCGCGGCAAACACCTCGGCGGTGGGCAGGCCGCCCAGGTAGGCCACGCGGTCACCCAGCGTGCGGCGCACGATCACGAAGTGCTCGATGTCGCCGACGCCGTCCTTGTAGCCGATCAGGTTCGGGCAGCGCTCCACCAGCTGGGCCAGGGTCTCGGGGGCGTAGCGCGCGCCGCCGCGGTTGTAGACCACCACGCCGATCTTCACGCTCTTGCACACGGCTTCCACGTGGGCCAGCAGGCCCTCTTGCGAGGCCTCGGTCAGGTAGTGCGGCAGCAGCAGGATGCCCTGGGCGCCGCGGGCTTCAGCTTCTTGCGCGTACTGGATGGCCAGGCGGGTGCCGCCACCGGCGCCGGCAATGATGGGCGTGTGGCCGCGGCAGGTGTCCACGGCCACCTTCACCACCTCACCGAATTCCACCGGCTCCAGCGAGAAGAACTCGCCCGTGCCACCGGCCGCGAACAGCACCGTGGCGCCATAGGGCTTGAGCCATTCCAGCCGCGCCGCGTAGCCCTTGGGGTCGAAGCTGAGGTCGGCGTTGAAGTCGGTCAGCGGAAAGGACAGCAGGCCGCTGGACATGGCGGTCTTGAGCTCTTGGGGGGTCATGGCAGGCGCTCCGGCAGGGGGGCTGATGAAAAAAAGGGAGGGGCAAGCTCGCGGCAGGGCGACGCTCATCCGTTGTTGTTAGACATCGTACAACTAAGCTTGTGGGACGGCTTGAGGGTTAACCCTGGCGACCGCCTGGCGACCGCTTGGCAGACGCCTGGCAGTCGCGTGCCGGTGTCGGCGCTGGGTCGGCGCTGGGTCGGCGCTGGGTCGGCGCTGGGTCAGCGCGCCGGCAATGCGGCGCCTGGGCCGGCGGCCGGCCGCGTGGGCAGACCGGCGTCCAGCGTGCCGGTGGCGGCCTGGGCTGCCGCCAGGGCAGCGCCCGTGCCCGGCGCCGAAGCCGCCTCGTCGGCCGCGCGGCGGCGGCGCTCACGGCTGTTGACCAGGTGGGTGCGCATGGCGGCGCGGGCGCCATCGGGGTCTTGCGCGGCCACGGCGTCGAGGATGCTCTCGTGCTCGGTGTTCACGCGGCGCAGGTAGGCCTGGTGGGCACTGTCGCTCAGGTGCGGCGTCAG
The genomic region above belongs to Aquabacterium sp. OR-4 and contains:
- the gudD gene encoding glucarate dehydratase, translated to MTTSSPVVRQMRVVPVAGTDGMLLNLSGAHAPFFTRNIVIVTDSAGNTGLGEVPGGEKIRQTLEDARAIVEGRPIGQLQAILAEMRTKFADRDSGGRGLQTFDLRTTIHAVTAVESALLDLQGQHLGVPVAALLGEGQQRDAVQMLGYLFFLGDRRKTDLPYVDPTSEPETADGWFRERHNEALTPERVVRLAEAAQARYGFQDFKLKGGVLAPEAEVEAIVALHERFPEARITLDPNGGWKLKDAIRVLRDLHGVLAYAEDPCGAEDGFSGREVMAEFRRATGLRTATNMVATDWRQMVHALSLQAVDIPLADPHFWTMAGSVRVAQTCRDWGLTWGSHSNNHFDISLAMFTHVGAAAPGQVTAIDTHWIWQDGQRLTKEPLQIQGGYVHVPEKPGLGIEIDLAEVEKAHQLYLQHGLGARDDAIAMQYLIPGWSFDNKRPCLVR
- the kdgD gene encoding 5-dehydro-4-deoxyglucarate dehydratase; this translates as MTPQELKTAMSSGLLSFPLTDFNADLSFDPKGYAARLEWLKPYGATVLFAAGGTGEFFSLEPVEFGEVVKVAVDTCRGHTPIIAGAGGGTRLAIQYAQEAEARGAQGILLLPHYLTEASQEGLLAHVEAVCKSVKIGVVVYNRGGARYAPETLAQLVERCPNLIGYKDGVGDIEHFVIVRRTLGDRVAYLGGLPTAEVFAAPYYAMGCHVYSSAVFNFIPQTAMDFYNALAKGDQATCNKLLDEFFLPYIALRNKGQGYAVSIVKAGAAIAGHSAGPVRPPLSDLKAPEVEQLRALMAKLGPQ
- a CDS encoding Bug family tripartite tricarboxylate transporter substrate binding protein; its protein translation is MTLRRRLLGAGLVLAAAAMAALATAMPAQAYPDKPVTLLVPFPPGGSTDAIARALSSKLQDKLGGSFIVDNKAGATGTIGAGQVRRAAADGHTLLVTSLGPLVIAPHLIKGVTYDAGKDFDLLTVAVQAPNVLVVPANSRFKSVAELQAELKKTPGKLSFASSGNGSSDHLTAELFWLQTGTEAIHVPYKGGAPAITDLLGGNVDASFQNINAVLQHIQGGKLRALAITGAQRSALLPQLPTLAEAGVKGVDVYSWQAVAAPKGLPADIKAKLHGALVAALNDPALKTKLTEQGFEVVANTPEQFTKFQAAEFARWKQLIETRKITAD